aatctcaaattatataacataacatccattacaaaaaatgtcaataatgttactaaatagtgtcattggtgttGTCAGCAGTTTGTGAAAACTTTGTATATGTAaaacatgatattgttaaaacattgttaaataagtattgtttttcataaataatatgatcTTTCGCttgttaaacatgaaagaaacacaaaacaatgctgattgtcatgatgtattcagtggtgttactaaagtcaatggtgttattttatcaaaatggtgtcaccattgacagtaacaccaatgatttaaagtgtattttaagattcagttacgaaataagtgctccattcccctattctatatgttgttactggtgcatgtttctaaaatcaatatatttcataattcaaagttaaggaaatgttttcaaaaaatgatttttacaagggtacaccatggacactattttcatttatgatatagcttttacttacttttaagattttttcactaaattttcaacaaaattgttTGATTACTTTTTCATAACATGCTTACAGGTAACATTGCTAAGGCAGAAACTGTTGTAAATGCCCAAATCTTGCGAAAGATAACTATTATCCTACTAATTAGTCCTATGGTTACAccattgacataaaaaaaatgtaacatttccttttggtgaaattttttattataaaaccaacatacacctattaaatcattaaaaaatgtttgtatgtatcaaaatgcaataaaaagtgataaatcataataacaaatgatatgaataatagccctatttcaagtctgaaaggatttatagtaaaaaataacagttaattcTGGCTATCTCCAagggtttaagaaaacattaagtatgtttttataacatttcatactaTAAACTGTATATTGTGTAgcacaaaacattcatatctaacatatgcaagtgttattttgatatattttcatgtctgtgacttaaaaagacccaataacatagttttgcatgtttttttgatAATGACCCATACACGAGGCATCATATTTAATGTTTCTATTCCAATAAGACGAGAATGAGTGTTTGTACATCTCTCGGAGCATAACAGAAGCTCCCCTTTAGAAATGGGGTTTACTGTTGGACGAGAAAAATGCTTTGATGGCCATTATTCTACATCCTAGTCAATTTTCGAGGTACCAAGTTAAGTAGCTTCTGTAAAATATATTGAGCATACTATGAGTAACCAGTTGTACTTAATTTTAGGAAAAAAGACCACGTTAAATTGAGTAATATTGCCCTGCAACTTATCCACGCATTTAATTGAATAATTGTTGTGAATGTTCTATTAACTAGATATTCATAGTGaaagctaaaaaaaataattcagttCTAAAATTATTATGAATTGACAAAGTGGAGTTTACAGATGCTAAGTATCTTTGAAAATTGACTATGCATTGCTGGGTCAGGGGCGGATccactcatttaaaaaaaaggggggggttccaactatatgctcccattcaaatgcattgatcgtccaaagaAAAGGGGGGTTCTACCCCCCGGAGCGCCCAcccccaacccccccccccccctggatccgccaatgtggATCATCGtttacattttatatgtttttatatgttaGTGCTGTGCTGGTTTCCTTtctttcttcatttttattttcattttaagagATAGAATATTTTGTTGACAAAATAATGGTATGCAGTTCTTATCTCTGAACAGTTTCGACTTGTGGACTTTAGTcatcaaaacagataaaatttactaaataaaaaagatgtggtacgattgcctttcagacaactctccaccagagataaAATAATGTTGTTAGCAACCATGCATTTGACATCTCCTTCaatgtacgtccttcaacaattagaaaaaccTATTCCGCATAGCAAGCTACAATGTATaaagccctgaaatgacaaatgtaaaacagttcaaacaaaaACCTAACGGTCTGATTTGTATAAATACACAattatgatatacagcaacaaacggaAACCatagaattacaggctcctgacttgggacagtaaTATACAGAATGCGGCGGGGTCAGACATGTAAGCCTAGCAGGCCCCCAACCCTCCAATAACCTGGGTCATCTGTggaacaatacaatacaaatacagaTTGTATGAAACAGTAAacgaaaaacttttaaaatgatataaagcGACACACATCAACCACTCAAATAAAGGatcctgacttgtgacagacaCATTGAGCAAGTGGTGGGGATAAATATGAGCGCGGACACTTAACActcttaacctgggacagtggtataacatcacaaaattaaaacatacaataaatatCCGTTGAAAAGGGTCCAACTCGTCAGATAGACGCAGCTTACAAAACACATAAGCTGCAAGCacagatatgagagtacttgtagttactgaaagctaggtcaaagccaataacaacttataaacATCATGTGTCTATTAGACTTAATTATCAaccagtacacatccaacatccactGGATTTAGTAAAAGGATATTATCAAAAACAGAGAAAAATCTGGTATcatgtgcaatgccaaaatatagatACGACATAATGTAGGAGCATTAAAATTCATAGGTGCATAgtaataatgtttaattaggtttTGAATCTATTGATAACATATAATAGTATACATATGATTCATTTGCTCcaattgttattttgttgttgttgttttttatgacAGGATAACACAATGGCATATCAAtgaactttttattaaaatacagataaatttaATGACGATACACAAGGACGGGAATATTTGAATGATGTACAATGTAGTCACTGACACTTCCTAAAACTGTCCGCCTGATAACTCCAATTCCACGACACCCTACAACAATAAATGACGATCCGTTCTCCTCAGCTGTGGTAACTATTTGGTGTCCAGGGTCTCCTTTAAGTTGCATGACTTTACCGACAATCTGAAAATGCGAAAAGGTAAAAACATACATTAATGGTTGGTGTTCACAGTCCTAAACAAATGCATCGAATACCGTACGTATATATGATATTATTATCTGTTTTGTAAAAAGATTATATAATTTAACTACAGCGCATTGTTAATCATATCTCCAAAAGATAGAAAGGATGTTTAACTACAGCGCATTGTCAATCATGTCTCCAAAAGATAGATCATAAGCGATAAGATACTGCTAACCTCATATTTGTGTAATAAATCTGTAAGCTTGCTACACACTTTTGCTGCATGTTTACTTTCTTCTTCAAACGCCCTTGCGATAGCTTGTGCGTCAACAGGGGCCCAAACCGctacaacataagaataaatcGAAAATTTGCTAAAAGAACAAAGTCGGATATTTTTACAACTACACCATTGAAACATGAAAAGGAATcgtcttttaaatattatttctttctcTGTgggaaaatcacaaaataaaaggTTTGATGTGGCAATGAGTGTTAATGCGGTAAGCCATTTTATAAACGGTGTATACCCAAATGCATCCTAATAtcaaatttatgaattttaatctaagattatttatttctaaaacattAAGCATAAAACAGTGAAATGAATGCTAAAAAAACGTGAAATTTGTATGTCACATAATTCCACCATTTTAACACATATAATCCTCATTCTAAAATTGAAGACAGATTGAaagaattaaatttgtttttttataaagtttagaTTCAAATATCTAGTCCTACTTTTTGTCATGGTCTGGTCCATGCTTTTCCGTCATTTCATGCGACTTAATGATTCTACAAAAATGTAATGAACGtagtaaaataaaaagaatttaacGTATCATGATGAATATACTTACATCCCATAGTATAATGAGCTGTGTGATGTAAACAATGAACAACTACAACTTCATCTCCCTTCTTGTAAATATTGTTTGCAAACCCTAAATATaggaaaataatttaatttgggatgtaacgcgtcttctgattggctgacgttattttgttatcagcccatagacataattaagtcatgtgaccgcgacgtcatcaacgttttttcatggttttctacggtttaaaatggaatttcgaattaaaataacataaaaaatgtggtgcacactctGTTAAATAAGtaacgcgttattcagtgtgcacaacattttttatgttatttcttcatagacagaaaaaatattacagtcattccttaaatggaATATTTGTTATCTGACTTTTGTAAACTAGCTCATTTGCTAATCAAtagtattttacttgtaaaaattatagaattttaCAAAACGATTGGCGAATGAAGATTGTATAACAAAAGTTCGATCTTTCTATGCATAACTGTAAATTCTCCTCCCCTCGTTTGAAGTCATGTGTGATTATTCAAAGTCAGTGATAGTATCTtcctattcttctttcaatctgAATTATTTATTTCCTTTCTATTATTGTAATTTTCCTATATTTGATATCTACTGTATACGTgcgtttaaaataaatttgtattgtGTGTGGCCTCAGTGATTGTCTACTTCatcttaaacttttatttctcAAGATCCCATCAGTAGTGTATGTGAATTATGATGTTCAGTAAACAGTATTTAACAACAGTAACtatggcacgccgtttttatatttattcaaatttgaagatatcttaattatttaacaagatatcttattaagtattaagatatctttaatttttataagatatcttattaagtattaagatatctttaatttttataagatatcttatttaatttgaaagtaaataagatatctctattagtttataagatatctctattagtttataagatatctctataagttaataagatatctctattaattaataagatatcttataaagcatataagatatcttacttctttataaagatattttttaaatacatactttataagatatcttattaattaatagagatatcttataaactaatagagatatcttattaacttatggagatatcttatatattaaataagatatctttataaccaattaaataagatatctctataagttaataagatatctctaaaagtttataagatatctctattagtttagaatgaaattcaaaacagtgtggctatggcctttgattgacacattaaattcatgcATTGACTgagacaatttaggtgaacgtttgtatgtaacgatcactgctcactatgtactttttaaagacacttaaactatggggtcaccaaaggttctcaacaccttaataaagtaattcggaaaattaatcagaaataacacgatgttttgatttatatcaattatataaatcaaaacataaaggttattcctgattaatttttcgacttttttaataattaaaggcgttaagaaacctttggtgaccccatagtttaaatgtctatcgtaggtacgtcgtgaacagcggtcgttacagacaaacgttcacgtaaattgtcccagtcaatggatgaatttaatgtgtcaatcaatggccacagccacactgtttt
The window above is part of the Mytilus galloprovincialis chromosome 4, xbMytGall1.hap1.1, whole genome shotgun sequence genome. Proteins encoded here:
- the LOC143072731 gene encoding universal stress protein YxiE-like encodes the protein MEGQSSVEKRVIVVAMDGSTEAESALQWFANNIYKKGDEVVVVHCLHHTAHYTMGSVWAPVDAQAIARAFEEESKHAAKVCSKLTDLLHKYEIVGKVMQLKGDPGHQIVTTAEENGSSFIVVGCRGIGVIRRTVLGSVSDYIVHHSNIPVLVYRH